TTATTAATCTTTCGTGTTCTTTTTCTGTGTTTTTGGGTGAAGATTTCGAGCCTAACTTTgagattttcttggattttttcgaagattttgagagatttttGAGAGATTTTGAGCATCGTTTGAAGTttgatcaagaaaaaaaaaagcattttTCATATTAACATTCGCGCTACTGAGAAGTTGCACGGGCGCGTGGTACATGCTTTTTAATCTAAAATTGgtttttgttgaatttagaccaatttaattaaacttGAATGAGATTTATCTGTGTagcataattatttttttattaattgattGATCCAACATATTAATTGAACGGATGAATATCATTATTATGCACATTGATTGGCTCTTGTGGTAATTCATCAGATGTAGGAATGGCAGTTTTAGTCAAAAGAAGAACCAATCAGTCAAATGCATGTCCTACTCAAACCAAATTAgcctttatttttaaattaatattaactcTGTGATTATACATGCTGATATTCCAAATTGAAAGAGTGAATTCATTTCATCTCgactttttaaaataacaaattaagtCTGCAATTTATAGAAATGTGTTTCCATCGATCTTAGTTTTATGAAGCGAAATAACTAAAGATGCCAAGATGCATAAATGTTTATTATATTAACGGTTTACAATAAATGACACTCAGATATATGTAAttttgtgtatgttgtttgaaaagaaaagaggtattttttttttctttcttagatATTCTGATGGTTTTTATAggttcataaaaattttaattagttccttataatttaaaaaattgtaattaaattttttatactagaaaagttcttttttatttttttaatataaacttTTGGAATCTTTGTTTTTGTGTTTAATGTAAGATGAATTATGAAATATTCTAAAAGCAAATATTTTAGGATTATTACAATTTTTCCTGAAAAATAATGATTAGTAAATACCTAATTATAAGGttttatctaatataaaatcctaattacaaatttttaagttATATGAATCATCTAAaagtttgataaaattatagataCTAATAAAGTAGTTAaaacttcttttccttctcatttttaattatgttgagggaaaaaattaaattaaaaaaaaaacaaagaaaaagaaaaaagataagcTTTTTGTGCTTTGTTGGGTCATCGTGTAAGGGAGGAGACTAAACATATCACATATGACTGAGTATATGACTTAGTAGGCACTTTTGGGGCCAATTTCGGCAATGGTGGTCCTAACTAGTTTTTATCCAACAcaattaaccttttttttttttgcaaaagaATCATTAACTTATTTTGCAATATTAGAATGTAATCTTGTTAATTGCAATAATATCCCAATGTTGGCCATTTACAACTATATCCCCAATACTTACAGTGCCATTTAAGTCTATATTGAatactaattttgaaaatcaaataaaataacaagtcttccacaatttttaaattatcaatattcaaataaaatcataaactGTAAGTCCTAAGTCCTAACCTTAACCCACCAGTTTCTAGTTTCTAACAAACTGAAGTGGAGAGTACCATTAGCAGTTATAAAAAAGGATGGAAAAGGGATATACAGATGGgaccaaaattccaaattcCTGCATGGGTAAAAATCAGGACTTTGCAAACTCATGATGAGCCACTTATTTTGGGGCAAAAAAGAATTGAGAGCTGTTTATACACAACACTAggcttggtcacttaattttcAATGTAAGCTCAAATGATCTATTTCAAGTTGCACCTTTTTTTCTCTCCCATAAGCTGGGGTCCCCATATCCGAACTGTATGATCATCACTAGCAGACGCCAACATTTGGGGCCTTTTGGGGTTCCAACTGACGCAATTCACTGTCAAGGAGTGCCCAGATAAAACCTCGATTGGCTTGGAGTTCTGTGTGTTCCAAATGTATACCTGCGTGAAATAAATTTCGCAGCACTTCAATTAATACCTTATCATGATAATTATATAACTATCTCTAGCTGCTACAGATTGGTACACTATAAGAAGGGGAACTACCTGAGAATTCTCACTTCCACTGGCAATGAATTTGCCATTCAATCCGCCAAAACATGACCTTATCACATATTTGCGTTGCTTGTGGCCTGTGTACGTCAATGGCTTATCCCATTGTCCAGCCACGTCCCACATATGAATCTCCTGGCTGTTCAGATTGACAATGAAGAATTTGCTATCACTGGAAACTGATAGGGATGTGATGGGGTGCTCCTCTGAAATAACCCGTTCCACATTGGTTCCAAGGTGCAAAATCCGAATTTCTTTATCCAGGAATATGCTGATGAGATACTCACCATCTGGAGTAACAGCAATGTCTACAACTTTGGGCATCCTCATTCCTCTCCATGCTTTAATCTCGTTTCCTTCACAATCCCACATGCAGATTCCCTTCTCCGGGTCAGAACTGCCACACACAAGCTGCTTTGAATTGGGAAACCAGGCACATGAGCTGACAACAAAGCCTTGATTTCCAAATGTTTGCATGCATGTACCTGTTTCAACATCCCACAGTTTTAAAACTTCTGTGTTCCCACATGTTAGCAATTTGGTGTCATCAGGACTCCACACCACAAAAGACACAGCATGGTGGTGACCGCAAAGTGTATGTTTCAATGTCAATTTTCCATCTTCAAGCACCTGAACCAAATATTTCAGAATATTAGAAATCAATTCCCTTCAATATACTCCTTTGCTACATTCGAACTCGGGATATAAAACTAAATCATGACTACAAGTTTATACCATCTTATCTGCCGAGTCTTATCAAAATGACTTGTAAACAAGATTTATATTTAACTcgatgaatttgaattttaaataccAAAtagtttctttttaattaaaaataaataaataaaaacagttAAAGTATTATCCATGAAGTTCAATATCTTAAATACCAGATAGTTTTGCAAAGGTAGTTAATCTCACAAGAAAAACCCAAATTATATTAACTTCATTTCACGCAAGCCATTTATCCAGGAACAAAGTTGGTACAAGCTATTGCATTATGAATTAAATTGATCTAACCAGCCATGACCAATAAAACAAGGGAAACAATCCTTTAAAAAacggttttttttttccttttcttttggtaatttttatcctgaaaagaaaaaatggatttGGCCACTGATCCTggaataaacaaaattttaccATCCTATAGTCCAATTATTTGATCTTGTAGTTTGCAAGAGTGAATTGTCCTATCTTATTTATTCATTCACTTTTTATGTTGTAATGAGAATGTTGACAATGACTCCTGTAATATACATCAGTAACTAGGATTAAAGAGTATATAAGTGGGCATCTAACAACAAGATAAATATAAGTGGGTGTCTAACCCTAAAGAATATATAAGTGGGCATCTTATTACAATTGTCACAACTGTCTTCTTCCATATTAGCATCTTACCAATTAAGAGACACCTAACTGTCCAAAAAACAAAATTGAGAAGCATACAacttttcccttccttattactCCATTTGTTTTCCCATACACACTACTGCCTAACCCATCTCGCATCTCTTGACAAGTCTTCAAAGACCTACAGTTTTAATCAGACAATGTAAATAGTATTTGGGGAGCAATATAAAAGACATCCCTGCTCCTACcatcaaaagaataatttttttaaacaatctCAAGCTTTCCTGAATAGTTATTAGCTCAGCAGTATTTTCTTCCAATATTGAGATTATAGATGTTTTAAACAGGTCCTCATCACTTGTGTAAAAATTAACATGAAGGAATTAGTGACACTGTCGAACAGAGagtataaataaaatgaattcCCGTAACTTTATCCAGCCTGTGCAACCTGTGCCTGAGTTCATATACCATGCCTATATATGCATATTTGTATgtctattttaatttctaaaatgtGAATCCTAATGTTATAGATTATAATTGTCAGCACCATATACTATACGGAatatatgaatataaaaatagGCATGTATGAATTTCACAGTTTGCAACCACCTTTTTGGTTATAAACACCATGAACGAGTGGCATTTATCATCGAGTGGCATTCAAGTTGGAAGAATCAATACTGCAAAAACAGATACAAAATCATAATACCAATTATAATACCTTCCATATTATAGCTGTACAATCATTGGATGAAGAGGCTAGATGTTCTCCATTATTAGAAAACTGAACAAACCAAACTTCATTTCGGTGTCCAGTCAATATCTGCAGTCatggcaaaagaaaaagaataaatatataaGGCATGTAATGGGAGTGTTTGGATAAACTTTTAAAGAAAGTAATTTTAGGACAgtgcaaattatttttatataattaatttttcttaagcAATTCCTACCTGCTTCTAAAACCAGGCAGAAAACTTATTATTCACAGCTTCTGCAGTTCTGCTGGTTTAAGAATCTTAGCCAAAGACTCTACAACGATTTAAGTagtgataaaaaaaaacatgttacaaaagAAGCAATAAAAAACGCATCCAATATCAGATGTTTGAATTTGACCATAGAagattaatttgaaaatttccCTCTATGACTCCATATTCCATACATCCTCCTTTGCATGTTAAAGCAGCATACCATAATCAGTCTCTTGGCATATATTACATCAAATCAAATTATGATTAGGAATCCAACTGACAGGAAAATAGTCTCTTGAGTCTTGACATAAATGCAGGTAAATagaaataaacttttaaattccAGAAACATATGGATTGTAGTAAGCAAAGTAGTGAGAAGATTGCTTGACTAGCTACACTTACCAGTTATTATGTTTCCATACACAGCAAGACACtatcaaaatacaaaaacaatgTCCCTTTACAACAAAACTTAGAAAGAGaatctaacttagcaaacaagGGCAAAGACTATTTAAAACCCACATCCGCCACACACCAAAAATCAAGTTTTTCCTACTAAGGCAAGTCATATGGATTAAACAAAGTCATTGCATCCTACTGTAATGTAACccaattataaatataaatcccTTCTAACAGTTTTGTCTGCAGTTATTCTTGATCTTCCTCTACTTCCAAATATTGGCCGCTCAATCTGATTTACTATTGTTTCCTCCTCAATCTGACCCAACTACCTAAGACACGGCTCATCCAAAAAAAGACACAGAAAAACAATAAACCCTCCAATAAACACTGATATAAAAGAATCCAAACTTATGTCTCAAATTGTATTTGAAGAAGCACATGATACCCTCTAAATTTTCATGAAATGCAATGATTTGTACtttttttataactttaaaGTCTTATAtcaacccaaaaataaagactTAATTACTCTGTCGGTCTTTATAGT
This sequence is a window from Arachis duranensis cultivar V14167 chromosome 2, aradu.V14167.gnm2.J7QH, whole genome shotgun sequence. Protein-coding genes within it:
- the LOC107473929 gene encoding WD repeat-containing protein WDS homolog; this encodes MEDTCEVLGSEGLIKKHEFVRIIVQCLYSLGYAKSASFLELESGVSYKSEEFRLLESHVINGNWDGCISFLNSLRDLLGETRDSAVFLVLRQCLMEYLKHGEDNLALDVLRKRVSALHVDRYKIHGLANSMLSLKDVGVDGDVVHDSRKDLLKDLEKLLPPPIAVPERRLEHLVETTITAWVDSCLYHSSLGPVSLYEDHCCGRDQIPTTTTQILTGHRNEVWFVQFSNNGEHLASSSNDCTAIIWKVLEDGKLTLKHTLCGHHHAVSFVVWSPDDTKLLTCGNTEVLKLWDVETGTCMQTFGNQGFVVSSCAWFPNSKQLVCGSSDPEKGICMWDCEGNEIKAWRGMRMPKVVDIAVTPDGEYLISIFLDKEIRILHLGTNVERVISEEHPITSLSVSSDSKFFIVNLNSQEIHMWDVAGQWDKPLTYTGHKQRKYVIRSCFGGLNGKFIASGSENSQVYIWNTQNSKPIEVLSGHSLTVNCVSWNPKRPQMLASASDDHTVRIWGPQLMGEKKRCNLK